The Flavobacterium marginilacus genome window below encodes:
- a CDS encoding HIT family protein, giving the protein MPSPVSECLYCQNNDTLNQLMIKIGDLKVSQLFLFKEQSYSGRCNVVYKDHGVELYELSDEQRNLFFEDVANVGRAIAKAFNPDKVNYGAYSDTLSHLHVHIVPKYKEGYGFGTVFEMNPQKTYLTDAEYTEVIEKIKANL; this is encoded by the coding sequence ATGCCATCTCCAGTTTCAGAATGTCTGTATTGCCAAAACAATGACACTTTAAACCAATTAATGATTAAAATAGGCGATTTAAAAGTATCACAGCTTTTCCTTTTCAAAGAACAATCGTATTCTGGACGATGTAACGTAGTTTATAAAGATCATGGTGTAGAACTTTACGAGTTAAGCGACGAACAGCGCAATTTATTCTTTGAAGATGTTGCCAATGTTGGAAGAGCAATTGCCAAAGCTTTTAATCCAGACAAAGTTAATTATGGCGCCTATAGCGACACTTTATCACACCTGCACGTTCACATCGTACCAAAATACAAAGAAGGTTACGGCTTTGGAACGGTATTCGAAATGAACCCGCAGAAAACGTATTTAACCGATGCCGAATATACCGAGGTAATCGAAAAAATTAAAGCGAATTTGTAA
- a CDS encoding IS5 family transposase: MLPKDFPKWQLVYYYYWKWSNLECFDLLLSKLREKVRFNRGQNTMPSLGIMDSQSVRWGNNRSLNSFDGNKKVKGIKRHIVVDKNGFLLAIMVTVANVHDSKAADLLMRTLHYFLCPIKVILADGGYRGEVIENIKNKFGYIIQVVMRSDDRKMGFKPIHKRWIVERTFSWFDNDRRLCRNYELLFETSENMVKIATIKLLLNKI; this comes from the coding sequence ATGTTACCTAAAGATTTTCCAAAATGGCAATTAGTGTATTATTACTATTGGAAATGGTCAAATTTGGAATGTTTTGATTTATTACTGTCAAAATTGCGAGAAAAAGTCAGGTTTAATAGAGGTCAAAATACAATGCCAAGTCTAGGAATAATGGATAGTCAAAGTGTACGATGGGGAAATAATCGTTCCTTAAATAGTTTTGATGGCAATAAAAAAGTAAAAGGAATTAAACGGCATATTGTGGTTGATAAAAATGGGTTTCTTTTGGCAATAATGGTAACAGTTGCCAATGTCCATGATAGTAAAGCGGCAGATTTACTAATGAGGACGCTTCACTATTTTTTATGTCCTATAAAAGTAATCCTTGCCGATGGTGGTTACAGAGGCGAAGTGATTGAAAACATAAAAAATAAATTTGGCTATATTATTCAAGTGGTAATGCGTTCAGATGATAGAAAAATGGGGTTTAAACCTATACATAAAAGATGGATTGTAGAGAGAACATTCTCTTGGTTTGACAACGACCGAAGATTATGTAGAAATTATGAACTACTTTTTGAAACATCCGAGAATATGGTCAAAATTGCAACTATAAAATTATTATTAAATAAAATTTAA
- a CDS encoding FAD:protein FMN transferase: MKRKYFTALLSLFFLIQTVNSQVLRKRATMLMGGRFDITIVAKDSLTAEQSIDEVITEISRIEYLISDWKPSTQISEVNRNAGIQPVKVDKEVFELTKRAIHFSEITNGGFDISFAAMDRIWKFDGSMTEMPSAEVIKKSVEKVGYKNIILDSINSTIFLKLKGMKIGFGALGEGYATNKCKEMMLAKGIKAGIVNGTGDMSTWGKQPNGKPWKIGITNPFHPDDLLGAIPLTQGAVTTSGSYEKFVVFNGKRYSHIINPSTGYPVTGLCSVTVAGPNAETANGLSTSLMILGQKEGLLLLNKFPDYSCLMITDEGKVVKSKNFQIKKIKSKL, encoded by the coding sequence ATGAAAAGAAAATACTTTACAGCACTATTATCACTGTTTTTTCTAATCCAGACCGTCAACAGCCAAGTCCTCCGCAAGAGAGCCACAATGCTTATGGGCGGGCGTTTTGACATTACAATTGTTGCCAAAGATTCATTAACAGCAGAGCAAAGTATTGATGAAGTTATCACCGAAATTTCGAGGATCGAATACCTAATCTCCGACTGGAAACCCAGCACTCAAATATCCGAAGTAAACAGAAATGCCGGAATTCAGCCTGTAAAAGTCGATAAAGAAGTTTTTGAACTGACGAAAAGAGCCATTCATTTCTCAGAAATAACCAATGGCGGTTTTGATATCAGCTTCGCTGCTATGGACAGAATCTGGAAATTCGACGGATCCATGACCGAAATGCCTTCGGCGGAAGTCATTAAAAAATCGGTCGAAAAAGTAGGTTATAAAAACATTATTCTGGACAGTATAAACTCAACCATTTTCCTAAAATTAAAAGGGATGAAAATTGGTTTCGGAGCACTCGGTGAAGGTTATGCCACCAATAAATGCAAGGAAATGATGCTCGCCAAAGGAATCAAGGCAGGAATTGTAAACGGCACCGGCGATATGAGCACATGGGGAAAACAGCCTAACGGAAAACCTTGGAAAATAGGCATTACCAATCCTTTTCATCCGGATGACTTATTAGGTGCTATTCCGCTGACACAAGGTGCGGTTACGACTTCTGGATCCTACGAAAAATTTGTTGTTTTTAACGGCAAACGCTATTCCCACATCATAAATCCGTCAACTGGTTATCCAGTAACCGGTCTCTGCAGTGTTACCGTTGCAGGTCCAAATGCCGAAACCGCCAATGGATTGAGTACTTCCCTTATGATTTTAGGACAAAAGGAAGGTTTACTTTTGCTCAACAAATTCCCCGATTACAGCTGTCTGATGATTACTGATGAAGGGAAAGTAGTGAAATCAAAAAACTTCCAAATTAAAAAAATCAAATCTAAACTTTAG
- a CDS encoding PepSY domain-containing protein encodes MTLSFWRYSHLALAVFSSLFLLLASVTGTILAVDAIQEKTVSYRAENFDTITLGETLPILKKNYPEITEVTVDHNQFVTLEGLDQKDNDVNAYIDPRTGKILGEPIKKSEFIQWITGLHRSLFLHETGRFFVGFISFILVLISISGFILILKRQRGIRNFFSKIIKDYFAQYYHVVLGRLALIPILIIAVTGTYLTLEKFNFFIPKTDSKEQQETVKPTPITDKASIFKSTLLADVEKIEFPFSDDPEEYYIITLKDREIEVNQVTGAVVSEKLFPVTTLLSNLSLDLHTGRTNAIWAFILGLASLNILFFIYSGFAMTFKRRASRIKNKFKAEESKYILLVGSENGSSLRFANAILKQLTDSGEKAHIAELNNYTIYPKAEHLLIFTSTYGLGDAPSNADKFESLLNKYNQQQKINYTVIGFGSKSYPDFCGYAKQIDLLLVNQEWAHRFIDLQTVNDKSAEEFVEWVKQWNHKTGFQLATTPSLYNHIPNDLEKLMVLEKTTVSENEQTFLLTLRAGTRSRFTSGDLLAIYPTNDNRERLYSIGNSNGNIQLAVKLHPSGLGSGFLYNAKAGDIIKARIIPNHAFHFPKKAKKVALISNGTGIAPFLGMIEQNKKKVEIYLYSGFRQKTEITSSYETFASEMTQKQQLKNINLAFSREQDHHYVMDLIKRDEEFFADLLNSEGTIMICGALKMQFDVENILDAICLSKNNTTLSSYISKGQILTDCY; translated from the coding sequence ATGACTCTTTCTTTCTGGCGTTACTCCCACTTGGCCTTGGCGGTGTTTTCTTCGTTGTTTTTACTATTAGCATCCGTAACCGGAACCATACTCGCGGTTGATGCCATTCAGGAAAAAACAGTTTCTTACCGAGCCGAAAATTTTGATACAATAACGCTCGGCGAAACCTTACCGATACTCAAAAAAAACTATCCTGAAATAACCGAAGTAACAGTTGACCACAACCAATTTGTAACTTTAGAAGGGCTAGATCAAAAAGACAATGATGTCAACGCTTACATCGATCCGCGGACAGGAAAAATATTAGGAGAACCCATCAAGAAAAGCGAATTTATTCAATGGATTACAGGACTTCACCGTTCACTGTTTCTTCACGAAACGGGGCGATTTTTCGTAGGATTTATTTCTTTTATCTTAGTTTTAATTTCAATTTCGGGTTTTATTCTTATCCTTAAAAGACAAAGAGGTATCCGCAACTTTTTTTCCAAAATCATAAAAGACTATTTTGCTCAATATTATCACGTTGTTTTAGGCCGATTGGCACTGATTCCGATACTGATAATAGCAGTTACCGGAACTTATCTGACATTGGAAAAATTCAATTTTTTCATTCCAAAAACAGATTCGAAAGAACAGCAGGAAACCGTAAAACCTACACCAATTACCGATAAAGCCTCGATATTTAAGAGTACACTTTTAGCCGATGTTGAAAAAATAGAATTCCCTTTTTCAGACGATCCCGAAGAATATTACATTATCACCCTAAAAGACCGAGAGATTGAAGTCAACCAAGTTACAGGTGCCGTTGTAAGCGAAAAACTTTTCCCTGTAACAACTCTCTTGTCAAATCTCAGTCTTGACCTGCATACCGGCAGAACCAATGCCATTTGGGCTTTCATCCTTGGACTTGCCAGTTTAAACATATTGTTTTTTATCTATTCCGGTTTTGCAATGACTTTCAAAAGAAGAGCAAGCCGAATCAAAAACAAATTCAAAGCCGAAGAAAGTAAATACATTCTGCTCGTCGGTTCCGAAAACGGAAGCTCCCTACGATTTGCCAATGCAATCCTGAAGCAGTTAACTGATAGCGGAGAAAAAGCACATATTGCAGAGCTTAATAATTACACTATTTACCCAAAAGCCGAGCATTTATTAATTTTCACATCAACCTATGGCTTGGGCGATGCCCCGTCAAATGCTGACAAGTTCGAATCACTTTTGAATAAATACAATCAACAGCAAAAAATTAACTATACCGTAATTGGTTTTGGCTCCAAATCATATCCGGATTTTTGCGGTTACGCGAAACAAATTGACCTATTGCTTGTAAATCAGGAATGGGCGCACCGATTTATTGATCTGCAGACAGTAAACGACAAATCAGCCGAAGAATTTGTCGAATGGGTAAAACAATGGAATCACAAAACTGGTTTCCAATTGGCAACTACTCCATCTTTGTACAATCATATTCCGAACGATTTAGAGAAATTAATGGTGTTAGAAAAAACTACAGTTTCAGAAAATGAACAAACCTTTTTACTGACATTGCGTGCTGGAACGCGAAGCAGATTTACCTCGGGAGACTTATTGGCGATTTATCCCACCAATGACAATAGAGAACGTCTCTACTCTATAGGAAACAGTAACGGAAACATCCAATTGGCGGTAAAATTACACCCTTCCGGTTTGGGTTCCGGATTTTTATACAACGCAAAAGCCGGCGATATCATCAAAGCCAGAATAATTCCTAACCATGCTTTTCATTTTCCTAAAAAAGCCAAAAAAGTGGCTCTTATTTCAAATGGAACTGGAATTGCTCCTTTCTTGGGAATGATTGAACAGAACAAGAAAAAAGTCGAAATCTACTTATATAGCGGTTTCCGCCAAAAAACCGAAATCACTTCCAGTTACGAAACATTTGCTTCCGAAATGACTCAAAAACAGCAATTAAAGAACATCAACTTGGCATTTTCCCGTGAACAGGATCATCATTATGTAATGGATTTAATCAAGAGAGACGAAGAATTTTTTGCTGATTTATTGAATAGCGAAGGCACGATAATGATTTGCGGAGCACTAAAAATGCAGTTTGATGTCGAAAATATACTTGACGCAATTTGTCTGTCAAAAAATAACACAACTCTTTCCAGCTATATAAGCAAAGGTCAGATTTTGACAGATTGTTATTAA
- a CDS encoding DUF2683 family protein gives MTTITINERTKAGKALLELAKLLSLTNKGVEINEESTYAPEFVEKIMKAEKNIKEGKTKTIDPNDVWGSLGLK, from the coding sequence ATGACAACCATAACCATTAATGAGCGTACAAAGGCAGGCAAAGCATTGCTTGAACTGGCAAAATTATTATCGCTTACAAATAAAGGTGTGGAAATAAATGAGGAAAGCACATACGCCCCTGAATTTGTTGAAAAAATAATGAAGGCCGAAAAAAACATAAAAGAGGGAAAAACCAAAACTATTGATCCGAATGATGTATGGGGAAGTTTAGGATTGAAATAA
- a CDS encoding Txe/YoeB family addiction module toxin yields MGKFRIEITQEAEKDLAKHFKSGNKSNINTIRKIILELENTPYQGIGKPEKLKHQFSGYWSRRINQKDRLVYKVDEDIVTVYVVSAMGHYSYK; encoded by the coding sequence ATGGGGAAGTTTAGGATTGAAATAACCCAAGAAGCCGAAAAAGATTTGGCTAAACATTTTAAATCCGGCAATAAATCAAACATAAACACTATTCGAAAAATAATACTTGAACTTGAGAACACACCCTATCAAGGAATTGGTAAACCCGAAAAACTAAAACATCAATTTAGTGGTTATTGGTCAAGAAGAATAAATCAAAAAGACCGATTGGTTTATAAAGTTGATGAAGATATCGTCACAGTTTATGTAGTTTCAGCAATGGGACATTACTCCTACAAATAA
- a CDS encoding DUF2271 domain-containing protein has translation MKSIFKIALAGAFIFLLSFQATAQTSKYKCMLQMSNYTGEGAYIVVSLINAKGEYDKTLYVMGDDKKWYKTLKEWHKFYSQKPTDISAKTGASVTGGDRSMTTLEIEDSKINKGYKLRFETAVEDQKYYVTDLEVPLTTEGIADKTEGKGYIRYVRLNKL, from the coding sequence ATGAAATCAATATTCAAAATAGCTCTTGCGGGAGCATTCATCTTCCTTTTATCTTTCCAAGCCACAGCGCAGACGAGCAAATACAAATGCATGCTTCAAATGTCTAACTATACAGGTGAAGGGGCTTATATAGTGGTATCTCTTATCAATGCCAAAGGTGAATACGACAAAACGCTTTATGTAATGGGTGATGATAAAAAATGGTACAAAACCCTAAAGGAATGGCATAAATTTTATTCACAAAAACCTACTGATATTAGTGCAAAAACCGGTGCTTCAGTTACAGGCGGCGACCGCAGCATGACAACACTGGAAATTGAAGATTCTAAAATCAATAAAGGATACAAACTTCGTTTCGAAACAGCGGTCGAAGATCAAAAATATTATGTAACCGATCTTGAAGTTCCTTTGACTACCGAAGGAATCGCTGATAAAACCGAAGGCAAAGGATATATCCGCTATGTAAGATTGAATAAATTATAA
- a CDS encoding TonB-dependent siderophore receptor, with protein MKYIFLPLTLLAFCLNSQAQDVASNSNSTKDNSLYYFASDSIKSVNDTVKKKGQQLKEVIVTGNKQPKPVTALRSGLKPMDVPQSVQIIDAEIIEQQQAIRLSDVIKNANGVYVGSARGGANESLWSRGYSMDANNMFKNGFRYNGGSIPDVASLERVEFLKGGSALLFGNVTPGGILNLVTKTPKFTEGGQLSMQMGSYAFYKPSIDFYGPINKSIAYRFNASYENSESFRDFVKNDRIYLNPSLLFKISDKTQITAQGDYLSADWTPDFGTGIVDKQILDIPKNVYYGALWSTGNTKSSSASVFVNHDFNDNWKLGFNTSYQSYRRTQKSTAQLSNLAYSDIDNDNVQEVNWKRGLTQADAAEKIYGNQLSLQGTFNTGKIKHQIFTGADYEYSSAPSYTFVFYDDKNITQTTETKAINLFNYDYSKESLNAPYATRATQLATTDTQRFGAFAQDLISINKYIKVLAGLRWSWQEAEVTTTKEVLTPSADKKSNTITTPLEDAIPTTADKVLNKAFSPKAGLVIQPNKDLSLFASYSNSFSPNTGTNVNLQPLDPSIIDQYEAGIKTDFWKGLLSTNVTVYQIENNNLAQTAQFQADGITENVNTNLKELVGATKGKGVEIDITARPIEGLNINAGYSFNETKVSKSSGTSGSLVVGDVLARTPKHTANLSFFYKLPSGVLKGLSFGAIGNYIGDRTGGWNDDYQWALNTNTPNPNDYTVTIRDRDIPLEGYTTVDVSAGYDWKKFSILCKLSNITDELNYTVHENYSVNPIAPRQVMVSLKYKL; from the coding sequence ATGAAATATATTTTCCTCCCCCTAACGCTCTTAGCATTCTGCCTAAACAGTCAAGCCCAAGACGTTGCAAGTAATTCAAACAGCACAAAAGATAACAGCCTTTACTATTTTGCTTCCGACAGTATAAAATCAGTTAATGATACAGTAAAGAAAAAAGGCCAGCAATTAAAAGAAGTTATAGTAACTGGAAATAAACAGCCAAAACCAGTAACCGCTTTACGTTCTGGATTAAAACCAATGGATGTACCACAAAGTGTACAAATAATTGATGCTGAAATTATCGAACAGCAGCAGGCTATCCGCTTGAGTGATGTTATCAAAAATGCAAATGGAGTATATGTAGGATCTGCCCGAGGCGGTGCCAATGAATCATTATGGTCCAGAGGATACTCAATGGATGCTAACAATATGTTTAAAAACGGGTTCCGCTATAATGGAGGTTCGATTCCAGATGTAGCTTCTTTGGAAAGAGTAGAATTTCTTAAAGGTGGTTCTGCCTTACTTTTTGGAAATGTTACTCCTGGAGGAATACTAAACTTGGTTACCAAAACGCCTAAATTTACCGAAGGAGGTCAATTAAGCATGCAAATGGGAAGCTATGCTTTTTATAAGCCATCTATTGATTTTTATGGACCAATAAACAAATCTATAGCTTATAGATTTAATGCCTCTTACGAAAATTCAGAAAGTTTTAGAGATTTTGTAAAAAACGATCGTATTTATCTTAACCCATCTTTATTGTTCAAAATTTCAGATAAAACTCAAATTACAGCACAGGGAGATTATTTAAGTGCTGATTGGACTCCTGATTTTGGAACTGGAATTGTAGATAAACAGATATTAGATATTCCAAAAAATGTTTATTATGGCGCACTTTGGTCAACAGGAAACACAAAATCATCAAGTGCTTCAGTATTTGTAAATCATGATTTTAATGACAACTGGAAATTAGGTTTCAACACGTCATATCAATCCTACCGCAGAACACAAAAATCTACAGCACAATTATCTAATTTAGCTTATTCAGATATTGATAATGATAACGTTCAAGAAGTGAATTGGAAGCGTGGTTTAACACAAGCAGATGCTGCCGAAAAAATATATGGTAATCAACTGAGTCTGCAGGGAACTTTCAATACAGGAAAAATCAAACATCAAATATTTACAGGAGCTGATTATGAATATTCTTCTGCTCCAAGTTATACTTTTGTATTTTACGACGACAAAAATATCACCCAGACTACCGAAACTAAGGCCATAAATCTTTTCAATTACGATTACAGCAAAGAAAGTTTAAATGCACCATACGCTACCAGAGCAACCCAGCTAGCTACTACAGATACACAACGTTTTGGAGCATTTGCTCAGGATTTAATTTCGATTAATAAATATATCAAAGTCTTAGCAGGACTACGCTGGTCTTGGCAAGAAGCAGAAGTTACAACTACCAAAGAGGTACTGACACCATCAGCAGATAAAAAATCTAACACTATAACTACTCCTTTAGAAGATGCAATCCCTACAACAGCTGACAAAGTATTAAATAAAGCATTTTCTCCAAAAGCAGGATTAGTAATTCAGCCAAACAAAGATTTATCATTATTTGCTAGTTACTCTAACTCATTTTCTCCAAATACAGGAACTAATGTTAATTTACAGCCTTTAGATCCATCTATCATAGACCAATACGAAGCTGGTATAAAAACAGATTTCTGGAAAGGCCTTTTGAGTACAAATGTAACCGTATACCAAATTGAGAACAACAACTTGGCTCAAACCGCCCAATTCCAAGCTGACGGAATTACCGAAAACGTAAACACCAATTTAAAAGAATTAGTAGGTGCTACAAAAGGAAAAGGAGTTGAAATTGACATTACTGCCAGACCCATTGAAGGTTTAAATATTAATGCTGGATATAGCTTTAATGAAACTAAAGTATCAAAATCTTCAGGAACAAGTGGCAGCCTTGTTGTGGGAGACGTTCTTGCAAGAACACCAAAGCACACTGCGAACTTAAGTTTTTTCTATAAATTACCTAGCGGTGTATTAAAAGGATTATCTTTTGGAGCTATCGGGAACTATATTGGAGACAGAACGGGTGGGTGGAATGATGACTATCAATGGGCACTCAACACAAATACTCCTAATCCAAATGACTATACTGTAACAATCAGAGATCGTGATATTCCATTAGAGGGTTATACAACAGTGGATGTTTCTGCAGGATATGATTGGAAAAAATTCTCCATCCTTTGTAAATTATCTAATATTACTGATGAATTGAATTATACAGTACACGAAAACTACAGTGTGAACCCAATTGCTCCACGTCAAGTAATGGTAAGTTTAAAATACAAATTATAA
- a CDS encoding ankyrin repeat domain-containing protein, with protein MKKNIFIAFALVSALFVSAQQKNMLLEQSFWKTSPDLATVQAEIAKGSSPSELNSRSFDPVVLAINNDAPNATIKFLLEQPGNEVTKTTHDNRIYLHWAAAKGNLEIIEYLIAKKSDVNLEDSHSSFPITAAASSGVTNTAVYEAFFKAGVEPMKKYQDGANLLLLAIPYDKDLALSAYFATKGMSLKDVDSNGNTAFNYVARTGNIPFLKTLLEKGVKPTDNALIFAAQGSRRETNTIEVYKYLVEDLKINPSATSKFGENVFHFLVSKPKQADIINYFLGKGVSIAKADNEGNTPLMVAAAARETSAALEQILLIVKTINFQNGNGESALTMAIKSGTPETVTMLLDKGADVKVLDKQGNGLGYYLIQSYRAPMQGMGGRPEGGNAPKQDPFAAKAKLLQDKGLNLAAAQNDGNTLYHLAVAKNDLALLKKLADLNIDINAKNKDGLTALHRAAMIAKDDTILKYLLSIGAKKDIKTDFKESVLDLAKENETLTKNKTDLTFLK; from the coding sequence ATGAAAAAAAATATTTTCATTGCTTTTGCCTTAGTATCTGCATTATTCGTTAGTGCACAGCAGAAAAATATGCTTTTAGAGCAGTCTTTCTGGAAAACATCACCAGATTTAGCGACAGTTCAAGCTGAAATCGCAAAAGGTAGCAGCCCATCTGAATTAAATTCAAGGTCTTTCGACCCAGTAGTTCTCGCTATAAATAATGATGCACCAAACGCTACTATAAAATTCCTACTGGAACAGCCTGGAAATGAAGTTACAAAAACAACTCACGACAACAGAATATATCTGCATTGGGCTGCAGCTAAAGGAAATCTTGAAATCATAGAATATTTGATTGCTAAGAAATCTGATGTGAATCTGGAAGACAGCCACAGTTCGTTTCCTATCACGGCAGCTGCAAGCAGCGGTGTAACTAATACTGCAGTTTATGAAGCTTTTTTTAAAGCGGGTGTAGAACCTATGAAAAAATACCAGGACGGTGCAAACCTGCTGCTGCTGGCAATTCCTTATGACAAAGACCTTGCACTTTCAGCTTATTTCGCAACCAAGGGAATGTCACTCAAAGATGTAGACAGTAACGGCAATACCGCCTTCAATTATGTAGCCAGAACAGGTAATATTCCTTTCTTAAAAACACTATTGGAAAAAGGAGTAAAACCTACAGACAATGCACTGATTTTTGCTGCTCAAGGTTCCAGAAGAGAAACAAATACAATCGAAGTTTACAAATATTTAGTAGAAGATTTAAAAATCAATCCTAGTGCGACAAGTAAATTTGGGGAAAATGTATTTCATTTTCTTGTCAGCAAACCAAAACAAGCAGATATCATTAACTACTTTTTGGGCAAAGGCGTAAGTATTGCCAAAGCCGATAACGAAGGTAACACTCCTTTGATGGTAGCTGCTGCGGCAAGAGAAACTTCTGCAGCATTGGAACAAATACTGCTGATTGTAAAAACAATAAATTTCCAGAACGGAAATGGAGAATCTGCATTGACAATGGCTATAAAATCAGGAACTCCTGAAACTGTTACTATGCTTTTAGACAAAGGTGCCGATGTAAAAGTACTAGACAAACAAGGAAATGGTCTGGGTTATTACCTAATTCAATCGTACAGAGCTCCAATGCAGGGAATGGGTGGCCGTCCGGAAGGCGGGAACGCGCCAAAACAAGATCCTTTTGCGGCTAAAGCAAAACTGCTTCAGGACAAAGGCTTAAACTTGGCCGCAGCTCAAAATGACGGAAATACGCTTTATCATTTGGCAGTAGCCAAAAATGATTTAGCTTTATTGAAAAAATTAGCCGATTTAAACATCGACATCAATGCTAAAAACAAAGACGGATTAACGGCTTTACACCGTGCCGCGATGATTGCCAAAGACGATACCATTTTGAAATACCTGCTTTCTATTGGTGCCAAAAAAGATATCAAAACTGATTTTAAAGAAAGTGTTTTGGACTTGGCAAAAGAAAATGAAACACTGACAAAAAACAAAACAGATTTAACTTTTTTAAAATAG